A region of Paenibacillus thiaminolyticus DNA encodes the following proteins:
- a CDS encoding ABC transporter permease, which produces MRRRRRLRIGAAVFVLFACAFAYLLAPHDPYLIDLSQRLLPPSAEYPFGTDSLGRCLLSRVLHGGRTTLGIVLLTWLTTLAAGLPIGILAGMWRSRWRWLGDSFLNVLASFPPIVYLIVWIGAWGSGVYTVVVALTAASLVSLIKLVKAKAEIERDKAYVYCAAASGASRLRIMFWHLPPNLIRESVVMLSLISSDIVLMISGFSFIGLGLDQNGIDWGAIMLDGRSVAMLRPDMMLYPLAFIFLCAFSFNVLGEELT; this is translated from the coding sequence ATGAGACGACGTCGCAGGCTGCGGATCGGGGCCGCTGTATTTGTGCTCTTTGCCTGTGCCTTTGCTTATCTGCTGGCGCCGCATGACCCTTATCTGATCGATCTTAGCCAGCGGCTGCTGCCTCCAAGCGCGGAGTATCCGTTCGGAACCGACTCGCTGGGGCGCTGCTTGCTGTCCCGGGTTCTGCATGGCGGGAGAACGACGCTGGGCATTGTGCTGCTGACATGGCTGACAACCTTGGCCGCCGGCCTGCCTATCGGTATTCTCGCCGGAATGTGGCGAAGCCGATGGCGCTGGTTGGGCGACAGCTTCCTGAATGTGCTGGCTTCGTTCCCGCCGATTGTCTACCTGATTGTCTGGATAGGGGCTTGGGGCAGCGGAGTATATACGGTCGTCGTCGCATTGACGGCAGCGTCGCTGGTCAGTCTGATCAAGCTGGTGAAGGCAAAGGCGGAGATCGAGCGGGATAAAGCATACGTCTACTGCGCTGCAGCGTCGGGCGCTTCCCGGCTTCGCATCATGTTCTGGCATCTGCCGCCGAACCTGATTCGCGAATCCGTGGTGATGCTAAGTCTCATCAGCTCGGATATCGTGCTGATGATTAGCGGTTTTTCGTTCATCGGGCTGGGCCTCGATCAGAACGGGATCGACTGGGGCGCCATCATGCTGGATGGCCGATCGGTAGCGATGCTTCGCCCGGATATGATGCTGTACCCGCTGGCGTTTATTTTTTTGTGCGCATTCTCCTTCAATGTGCTGGGAGAAGAGCTTACATAG
- a CDS encoding transporter substrate-binding domain-containing protein, producing the protein MSVKLQKFVKAALLLTVLSVALAACGSKPAQDAGAANALEQIKKAGKIRVGLMGTYAPYNFLNDKHEVDGFDADVAKEVAKRLGVEAEFISGEFSGLIEGLQKDKYDALVSQVTITEDRKKMMDFSTPYVKNAVNVIVKSDNGTIQKIEDFKDKKIGVGLGTNDEKYLRDVAMPKVGKFEIATYNDVITSLKDLDVGRIDATINNVFALKPLIEKNQFKVKAVGEPIKEDFAGIAIRQNNPELLDAINKALAEMKSDGTFTEIFHKWFDVDPNF; encoded by the coding sequence ATGTCTGTCAAACTACAAAAATTCGTCAAAGCTGCACTGCTGCTCACGGTTCTGTCTGTCGCTCTTGCTGCATGCGGAAGCAAGCCGGCCCAAGATGCCGGCGCCGCTAATGCGCTCGAACAGATCAAGAAGGCCGGCAAAATCAGAGTCGGACTTATGGGCACCTATGCCCCATACAACTTCCTGAACGACAAGCACGAGGTCGACGGCTTCGATGCGGATGTCGCCAAAGAAGTGGCAAAACGCCTTGGTGTGGAAGCGGAATTCATTTCAGGTGAATTTTCCGGACTGATTGAAGGACTGCAGAAGGATAAATACGATGCGCTGGTCAGCCAAGTCACGATTACCGAGGATCGCAAGAAGATGATGGATTTCTCCACGCCTTACGTGAAGAACGCCGTCAACGTCATCGTCAAGAGCGACAACGGGACGATTCAGAAGATCGAAGATTTCAAAGACAAAAAAATTGGCGTCGGACTCGGGACGAACGATGAGAAATATTTGCGCGACGTCGCGATGCCGAAAGTCGGCAAGTTCGAGATCGCCACATATAACGATGTCATCACCTCGCTGAAAGACCTGGACGTCGGCCGCATCGACGCCACGATCAATAATGTGTTCGCCCTCAAGCCGCTGATCGAGAAAAATCAGTTCAAGGTGAAAGCGGTCGGCGAGCCGATTAAAGAAGATTTTGCCGGGATTGCGATTCGCCAAAATAATCCGGAACTGCTCGATGCGATCAATAAAGCGCTCGCCGAGATGAAATCCGACGGCACATTCACGGAAATTTTCCATAAATGGTTCGATGTCGATCCGAACTTCTAA
- a CDS encoding amino acid ABC transporter ATP-binding protein, with amino-acid sequence MIEVHNLGKSFGELTVFDDINLHIDSGEIVVLVGPSGSGKSTLLRCLNGLEVPDAGSIRVGDAAWNASMGEAAKKEAVRQIRTLTGMVFQSFNLFPHMTVLENVTMAPMIVKKMNQAQALEIGESLLAKVGLLGKKNEHPSRLSGGQQQRVAIARALAMQPQIMLFDEPTSALDPELTGEVLSVMKQLATEGMTMIVVTHEMRFAREVANRVIFMSDGKIQEESSPEQFFTQPRTERARKFLRQLGSEPEE; translated from the coding sequence ATGATAGAGGTACACAATCTCGGAAAAAGCTTCGGCGAACTAACCGTATTCGACGATATCAACCTTCATATTGACTCCGGGGAAATCGTAGTCCTGGTCGGGCCGAGCGGCTCCGGCAAGAGCACGCTGCTGCGCTGCTTGAATGGGCTGGAGGTGCCGGATGCGGGATCGATTCGGGTGGGCGATGCGGCCTGGAACGCTTCCATGGGCGAAGCCGCCAAGAAGGAAGCGGTGCGGCAGATTCGCACATTAACCGGAATGGTGTTCCAATCGTTCAATTTGTTCCCCCATATGACCGTCCTGGAGAACGTCACCATGGCCCCTATGATCGTAAAAAAAATGAACCAAGCCCAGGCGCTCGAAATTGGTGAGTCGCTGCTAGCCAAAGTCGGGCTGTTAGGCAAAAAAAATGAACATCCTTCCCGGCTGTCCGGCGGCCAGCAGCAGCGGGTAGCCATTGCCCGCGCCCTCGCGATGCAGCCCCAGATTATGCTGTTCGACGAGCCGACATCTGCGCTCGATCCCGAATTGACGGGAGAGGTACTGTCGGTGATGAAGCAGCTGGCTACGGAAGGGATGACGATGATTGTCGTCACCCACGAGATGAGATTCGCGCGGGAAGTGGCGAATCGGGTTATCTTTATGAGCGATGGGAAAATCCAGGAGGAAAGCTCGCCAGAGCAATTTTTCACTCAGCCGCGGACTGAGCGGGCCCGCAAGTTTTTGCGGCAGCTTGGCAGTGAGCCGGAAGAATGA
- a CDS encoding amino acid ABC transporter permease — protein sequence MELVFHNIEFLLTGAYYTLLITIVSMFFGLIIGIVVAIARLKGTRLVRTLAKGYVSLIRGTPILVQIFLIYYGLPDFGITLGPLSAAFISLSINIGAYLSETLRGAILSVPSGQTEAAQSLGLTPWQTMRRVVLPQAARVAIPPLGNTFIGMLKETSLVSIVTVTELLRSAQLLIAQYYVAMPFYVAIALMYWVMSVFFSFILNRIETRLSKAY from the coding sequence ATGGAGCTGGTCTTTCATAATATTGAATTTCTATTAACAGGCGCGTACTACACCTTGCTGATTACGATCGTCTCCATGTTTTTCGGGCTCATTATCGGGATCGTCGTCGCCATTGCCCGCTTGAAAGGAACCCGGCTCGTCCGTACGCTAGCGAAAGGGTATGTGTCCCTTATTCGGGGCACGCCGATCCTGGTGCAAATCTTCCTTATCTATTACGGACTGCCTGATTTCGGAATCACGCTGGGGCCGCTTAGCGCGGCCTTTATCTCACTAAGCATCAATATCGGCGCGTACTTGTCCGAGACGCTCCGCGGCGCGATTCTATCCGTGCCCAGCGGGCAGACGGAAGCCGCTCAGTCCCTGGGCTTGACGCCTTGGCAGACAATGCGGCGCGTCGTGCTTCCGCAGGCGGCCCGGGTGGCGATCCCGCCGCTCGGCAACACGTTCATCGGGATGCTGAAGGAGACGTCGCTCGTCTCCATCGTGACCGTAACGGAGCTGCTGCGCTCCGCTCAACTGCTCATTGCGCAGTACTATGTCGCCATGCCTTTTTATGTGGCGATCGCTCTCATGTATTGGGTGATGAGCGTGTTCTTCTCATTCATTCTGAACCGTATCGAGACGCGGTTGTCAAAAGCCTATTAA
- a CDS encoding TetR/AcrR family transcriptional regulator has translation MGAALKLFACKGYHSTKISDVVKAAGVSQGTFYWYFQSKEQLVLELIEDGKEKLINVIEQGYRKHAGTVDDMVRSSARLLTDLFTFADRNRELMAFLLIKGQGADPPVREAVSHTWVAFEEAFKHNIQRAMELGMLPRTNDLPLRASLLVCFITGVLSKWLFGPMLEVDYTSAYSPSEIAEETAKFEFRGLLG, from the coding sequence ATGGGCGCCGCCCTGAAGCTATTTGCCTGCAAGGGATATCACAGCACCAAAATTTCCGATGTCGTCAAAGCTGCAGGAGTGTCGCAAGGAACGTTCTACTGGTATTTTCAAAGCAAAGAACAGCTCGTGCTGGAATTAATCGAAGACGGAAAAGAGAAGCTGATAAACGTTATTGAGCAAGGCTACCGCAAGCACGCGGGCACGGTAGATGATATGGTCCGTTCATCCGCACGGCTGCTCACCGATCTGTTCACCTTCGCCGACCGGAACCGGGAGCTGATGGCTTTCCTGCTTATAAAAGGCCAAGGCGCAGACCCTCCAGTGCGGGAAGCGGTCTCGCACACGTGGGTTGCGTTCGAGGAGGCGTTCAAGCATAACATTCAGCGGGCAATGGAGCTAGGCATGCTTCCCCGTACGAATGATCTGCCGCTTCGGGCCAGCCTTCTCGTCTGCTTCATAACGGGCGTATTGTCCAAATGGCTGTTCGGACCGATGCTAGAGGTCGATTATACGTCCGCCTATTCCCCATCGGAAATCGCCGAAGAAACCGCCAAATTCGAATTCCGGGGGTTGCTCGGATAA
- a CDS encoding ABC transporter permease, with product MFGNRIVRGAADMLLTLLAVSMLSFLLMRVSPIDPAEAFAIRNSMTPSDDMIAKLRHELGLDGSLLKQYVTWLTDAIRLDFGKSLRNGKPVFDEFAATIPFTFRIVALSAVLQALGAIGLSCLGYWLRDRWAGYLLRVLMIAGVSIPAFYLAAVYLDVVAVKLRWIAVAGGQGMMNIWSPALCLALPMAAFYGRLLTTVLVKEMGEDYVMYARCQGLKENYILFRHGLPHALLALLPNFMQSIGLTVAGAAVIEQIFSVPGIGNVIITSVINRDAPMIHFSILLLAAVFMLTNQMSSAVRLLLKREPSRGSLP from the coding sequence ATGTTCGGCAATCGCATCGTTCGCGGCGCGGCGGATATGCTGCTTACACTTCTCGCCGTCAGCATGCTGTCGTTCCTGTTGATGCGCGTATCGCCTATCGATCCGGCTGAAGCGTTCGCCATCCGCAATTCAATGACTCCTTCGGATGACATGATCGCGAAGCTGAGACATGAATTGGGATTGGACGGCTCGCTCCTCAAGCAATATGTCACTTGGCTGACAGACGCGATCCGCCTCGACTTCGGGAAGTCGCTTAGGAACGGCAAGCCGGTGTTCGACGAATTCGCCGCTACGATTCCGTTCACTTTCCGCATCGTGGCGCTGAGCGCGGTCCTGCAAGCGCTGGGGGCGATTGGGCTGAGCTGCCTTGGCTATTGGCTGCGTGATCGATGGGCAGGCTACCTTCTTCGGGTTCTTATGATCGCAGGCGTGTCGATACCGGCCTTTTATCTGGCGGCCGTATATTTGGATGTCGTAGCGGTGAAGCTCCGCTGGATCGCTGTCGCAGGCGGACAAGGCATGATGAACATATGGAGTCCCGCTCTCTGTCTCGCTCTTCCGATGGCCGCCTTCTACGGCCGGCTGCTGACGACCGTGCTGGTCAAAGAGATGGGCGAGGATTACGTCATGTACGCCCGCTGCCAAGGGCTGAAGGAGAACTATATTTTGTTCCGCCACGGCTTGCCGCATGCGCTCCTTGCGCTGCTCCCGAACTTCATGCAGAGCATCGGACTGACCGTGGCGGGGGCGGCCGTTATCGAGCAAATCTTCTCAGTTCCGGGAATCGGCAATGTGATCATCACGAGTGTCATCAACCGTGACGCGCCGATGATCCACTTTTCGATTCTGCTGCTTGCCGCGGTCTTTATGCTGACGAACCAGATGTCCAGTGCCGTACGGCTGCTGCTGAAGCGCGAGCCCTCAAGGGGGAGCTTGCCATGA
- a CDS encoding TraB/GumN family protein, with the protein MERRIAVKCSRWSRVKRSVASGLAVLIAMLGFVIPAQANEGPAAIPQISTWSIKTLNEGEKYGIIPLAWYVDGTFQQPITQDKFQALIEATSAKLDALELKKTGQVAIPSGTKEITRKTVIDAVYGVFAQYEWPESLDLDMSDPVAFLRKNGIIYGTSKGLELDKPSTVEQASVMASRLVQFGYDAAGGGAKGLLWKATKGQNTLYLLGSIHLGIPDMYPMQKSIRDAFAQSDTLWVEVNLLDTEASMQYFTQLMTYQDGTQLKEHVSQQTYEKLQKVLEQLNMAQDNFDPFKPWAITTNLTMATMSGESADMAQGAALGVDMYFTNSALLTGKPIHELEGLKFQADLFNNVPPAVQEKELNEVLDQILAPADKPDDASKQLRQWQLLWAKADLEKFSESFTGSDEMVKSDSAQRLFGERDKNMAKKLMELLDKEGASTHFVVVGAGHFVIKDMIIDQLKANGYEVEFVK; encoded by the coding sequence ATGGAGAGGAGAATAGCAGTGAAATGCAGCAGATGGAGTAGGGTGAAGCGAAGTGTGGCCAGCGGACTGGCCGTCTTAATCGCCATGCTCGGATTCGTCATTCCGGCGCAAGCGAATGAAGGACCTGCGGCCATTCCGCAGATCAGTACGTGGTCGATAAAAACGCTGAATGAGGGGGAGAAATACGGGATTATCCCGCTTGCGTGGTACGTTGACGGCACGTTCCAACAGCCGATCACGCAGGATAAGTTTCAAGCGCTCATCGAAGCGACCTCCGCCAAATTGGATGCGCTCGAATTAAAGAAAACAGGGCAGGTCGCCATTCCGTCCGGAACGAAGGAAATTACGAGAAAAACGGTGATCGATGCCGTGTATGGCGTATTCGCCCAGTACGAATGGCCTGAATCACTTGATCTGGATATGTCCGATCCGGTAGCGTTTTTGCGGAAGAACGGCATTATCTATGGAACAAGCAAAGGGCTGGAGCTAGATAAGCCAAGCACCGTAGAGCAAGCGTCTGTCATGGCAAGCCGTCTTGTCCAATTCGGTTATGATGCGGCAGGAGGCGGGGCGAAGGGGCTTCTCTGGAAAGCCACGAAGGGGCAAAATACGCTCTATCTCCTCGGGTCGATTCACCTGGGCATTCCAGACATGTATCCGATGCAAAAATCAATCCGGGACGCGTTTGCACAGTCTGACACGCTGTGGGTAGAAGTGAATTTGCTCGACACAGAAGCCTCGATGCAGTATTTCACCCAACTCATGACGTATCAAGACGGCACCCAATTGAAGGAGCATGTGTCGCAGCAAACCTATGAGAAGCTGCAAAAGGTGCTAGAGCAATTGAACATGGCGCAAGATAACTTCGATCCGTTCAAGCCGTGGGCAATCACGACCAATCTCACGATGGCCACTATGTCAGGTGAATCTGCAGACATGGCTCAAGGGGCAGCCCTCGGTGTCGATATGTACTTCACCAACTCGGCCTTGTTGACAGGCAAGCCGATCCATGAGCTGGAAGGACTTAAGTTCCAGGCAGATCTCTTCAATAATGTGCCGCCTGCGGTGCAGGAGAAAGAATTGAACGAGGTGTTGGATCAAATCCTGGCGCCTGCCGACAAGCCGGATGATGCGAGCAAGCAGTTGAGACAGTGGCAGCTCCTGTGGGCCAAGGCCGACCTCGAAAAATTCTCGGAGTCCTTCACGGGATCGGATGAAATGGTGAAAAGCGATTCGGCGCAGCGCTTGTTCGGGGAACGGGATAAAAATATGGCCAAAAAGCTGATGGAGCTGCTGGATAAGGAAGGGGCATCCACGCACTTTGTCGTCGTCGGAGCCGGTCACTTCGTTATCAAAGACATGATTATCGATCAGCTCAAAGCGAACGGCTATGAAGTGGAGTTCGTGAAATAG
- a CDS encoding aminopeptidase — protein sequence MKNFTEKLEKYAELAVKVGVNIQQGQTLVIKTTLDAAVLVRLIAKKAYEAGANDVFVQWSDDAVDRLRFAMAPEETLQTFSTWYAKEREEFAAKGAAFMSIVSSGPDWLQGIQPARIASFNKAKATAMYPYSRYIQTDKVSWTMIAAPSAAWAATVFPDVPEEKQIGRLWEAIFHATRVNTDNPVEAWKQHIATVRGRANELNEKRYQALVFTSPHTNLTVELPENHIWIGLQSTNEQGTSFISNMPTEEIYTAPLKTGVNGYVSSTMPLSYGGNIIDRFTLTFDKGRIVDVKAEEGEEILQNLIATDEGSHYLGEVALVPFDSPIAQSKVLFYHTLFDENASSHLAIGSPYPICIEGGKNMPAEELVAAGLNESVAHVDFMIGSADMDIDGIRADGTREPIFRKGNWA from the coding sequence ATGAAGAATTTCACAGAGAAGCTTGAGAAGTATGCGGAGCTGGCGGTGAAGGTGGGCGTGAATATTCAGCAGGGTCAGACCCTTGTCATCAAAACTACGCTGGACGCGGCCGTATTGGTTCGCTTGATTGCAAAAAAGGCTTATGAGGCAGGCGCGAACGATGTCTTCGTCCAATGGAGCGACGATGCGGTTGACCGCTTGCGCTTTGCGATGGCGCCGGAAGAGACATTGCAGACATTCTCCACCTGGTATGCGAAGGAACGGGAAGAGTTTGCCGCTAAGGGCGCAGCGTTTATGTCCATCGTTTCCTCCGGTCCGGATTGGCTGCAGGGGATTCAACCGGCACGCATTGCTAGCTTCAACAAGGCCAAGGCGACAGCGATGTATCCTTATAGCCGTTACATCCAGACGGACAAGGTGAGCTGGACGATGATTGCCGCTCCATCGGCTGCCTGGGCGGCGACAGTGTTCCCGGACGTGCCCGAAGAAAAGCAAATCGGCCGCCTGTGGGAAGCCATTTTCCACGCAACACGGGTCAATACGGACAATCCGGTCGAGGCATGGAAGCAGCATATCGCCACGGTGCGGGGCAGGGCGAATGAGTTGAATGAGAAGCGCTATCAAGCGCTTGTGTTTACATCGCCGCATACCAATTTAACGGTGGAGCTGCCGGAAAATCATATCTGGATCGGGCTTCAGAGCACGAACGAGCAGGGAACCAGCTTCATTTCCAATATGCCGACGGAGGAAATCTACACGGCCCCGCTAAAAACTGGCGTGAACGGGTATGTGTCCAGCACGATGCCCCTTAGCTACGGCGGAAATATTATTGATCGCTTTACCCTTACCTTCGACAAAGGCCGGATTGTTGATGTGAAGGCGGAAGAAGGGGAAGAGATTTTGCAAAATCTCATTGCTACGGATGAAGGGTCTCATTATCTTGGGGAAGTGGCGCTTGTTCCGTTCGATTCGCCGATTGCCCAGTCCAAGGTGCTGTTCTATCATACCTTGTTCGATGAGAATGCTTCCAGCCACCTGGCGATTGGCAGCCCATATCCTATATGTATAGAAGGCGGGAAAAACATGCCCGCGGAGGAACTGGTAGCGGCCGGGTTAAATGAAAGCGTCGCACATGTTGATTTTATGATAGGCTCTGCCGATATGGACATTGATGGAATTAGGGCGGATGGAACGAGAGAACCTATTTTCCGAAAGGGGAACTGGGCGTAA
- a CDS encoding DinB family protein, translating into MNEKSQLLDKFSEWNRFVLQIANMEWQTSIEEGKWTIHDIVSHMMMWDKYFYEEAIYPIANEEQVTVSHLDFDAFNKEAIEYGKTVAKDELIQLTTRYRNLLVETIQRFDDDTFSREYTEGKFTVKSYLQDFIAHDQHHITRIEEYKRKSDIN; encoded by the coding sequence ATGAACGAAAAATCTCAGCTGCTCGATAAATTCAGCGAGTGGAACCGTTTTGTGCTCCAAATTGCAAATATGGAATGGCAGACCTCGATTGAAGAAGGCAAATGGACGATCCATGATATTGTCAGCCATATGATGATGTGGGATAAATACTTCTATGAAGAAGCCATCTATCCTATCGCCAATGAGGAGCAAGTGACAGTGAGTCATCTTGATTTTGATGCGTTTAATAAAGAAGCCATCGAATATGGCAAAACGGTAGCCAAGGATGAATTGATACAGTTGACAACGCGTTACCGCAATCTGTTAGTGGAAACAATACAACGGTTCGACGACGATACGTTTTCGAGAGAGTATACGGAAGGAAAATTTACGGTCAAATCTTATCTGCAAGATTTTATTGCGCATGATCAGCATCATATCACCCGAATCGAAGAATACAAAAGAAAATCAGACATCAACTAA
- a CDS encoding histidine phosphatase family protein: MNIGLVRHFKVAYQPDNRWMTSEQFNQWVERYDYSDICVSAFLGCDLKWDICLSSDLHRAVKTAEFIYEGPVIKTAQLREIGMSWPSQSSFKLHYYAWQILARLAWYFSYPSQEESRRETGLRARQFIDHIEENYRESNVLIVSHGAFIKCLTQELLRRGYKGKRPYKPENGKLYTYLKTIYQQ; encoded by the coding sequence ATGAATATTGGATTAGTTCGGCATTTTAAGGTTGCCTATCAACCCGATAACCGATGGATGACATCAGAGCAATTCAATCAATGGGTAGAACGCTATGATTATTCAGATATTTGTGTAAGCGCCTTCCTTGGTTGTGACTTGAAATGGGATATTTGCCTATCCAGCGATTTACACAGAGCGGTGAAGACCGCCGAATTCATTTATGAGGGTCCCGTAATCAAGACTGCGCAGCTCAGAGAGATTGGAATGAGCTGGCCTAGCCAATCAAGTTTCAAGCTTCATTATTATGCATGGCAGATCCTTGCCAGGCTGGCTTGGTATTTCTCATATCCTTCACAGGAAGAGAGCAGACGAGAAACCGGATTACGTGCCAGGCAGTTTATAGACCATATCGAAGAGAACTACCGAGAATCTAATGTATTAATTGTCAGCCACGGGGCGTTTATAAAATGTTTGACTCAAGAATTACTTCGCCGGGGCTATAAAGGGAAACGGCCATACAAGCCTGAAAACGGAAAACTGTATACATATTTAAAAACAATATACCAACAGTAG
- a CDS encoding helix-turn-helix transcriptional regulator: protein MRQHYFIDSPDTYAETMRQLSGQSAHEESPHACSVRYDIREEYGAGRVEMFRVMNNSAITLYDVTFHDDVVFEYAMTGRYFAVKYCVDGELELQEHGQEPLLFRKNSLSVSKSCAIRGCTRHRGGQRYQCVSIISDSDHMSKLFGSSGVDVWNHAMEKLDGPSRQRLFTGVQAGADVSNIFCSIFHCALPEQSKILYYEGKVMELLSLLLAVELPGLEDEAEAVLLDDYEIRQIRLAHDQLMDNPGNPPTLARLSRELAISRNKLTKGYKQIYGYTIYVHYRKACMQQAAALLADLNKSVQDIAFDVGYSNASNFCNAFKREFGLTPLQYRKSTLRRLSGQMSTPST from the coding sequence ATGAGACAACATTATTTCATTGACAGTCCGGATACGTATGCCGAGACGATGCGCCAATTGTCCGGGCAGAGCGCGCATGAGGAGAGCCCGCATGCCTGTTCTGTGCGCTACGATATTAGAGAAGAGTATGGAGCGGGCCGTGTCGAAATGTTCCGCGTGATGAACAATTCCGCGATTACGCTCTATGATGTTACGTTTCATGACGATGTCGTGTTCGAATATGCGATGACGGGCCGTTATTTCGCGGTGAAATATTGCGTGGATGGGGAACTGGAGCTGCAGGAGCATGGCCAGGAACCGTTATTGTTCAGAAAGAACAGCTTGTCTGTATCCAAGTCTTGCGCCATCCGAGGCTGCACCCGTCATCGTGGAGGGCAGCGCTATCAATGCGTGTCCATCATCTCGGACTCGGACCATATGTCCAAGTTGTTCGGCAGCAGCGGGGTAGACGTATGGAATCATGCGATGGAGAAGCTGGACGGTCCCTCCCGGCAACGGCTATTCACCGGTGTGCAAGCGGGCGCGGACGTGTCGAATATCTTCTGCAGCATTTTCCACTGCGCGCTTCCGGAACAATCGAAAATATTATATTACGAAGGCAAAGTTATGGAGCTGCTGTCCCTGCTCCTGGCGGTGGAGCTGCCCGGACTGGAAGACGAGGCGGAAGCGGTCCTGCTGGATGACTATGAGATCCGGCAAATCCGGCTTGCTCATGATCAATTGATGGACAACCCTGGCAATCCGCCCACGTTGGCGAGGTTATCCAGGGAGCTGGCGATCAGCCGCAATAAATTGACCAAGGGTTATAAGCAGATATACGGCTATACGATCTACGTTCATTATCGCAAGGCGTGTATGCAGCAGGCGGCTGCGCTTCTGGCCGATCTCAACAAATCCGTTCAAGACATCGCGTTTGATGTCGGTTACTCCAATGCGAGCAATTTCTGCAACGCCTTCAAGCGCGAGTTCGGGCTGACTCCGCTGCAGTATCGCAAGTCCACGCTGAGAAGATTATCCGGGCAAATGAGTACGCCATCAACATAA
- a CDS encoding M24 family metallopeptidase, which translates to MVYGKAEHLKNIAERARTIMERENVEAIVASSCENFYYLSGHPSTFMYTLRMNEVALAVMFRDPSRRTVIIMNEFEAAGVPDDLPQCELRTYPTWVDVDDPLGLRGGRYEGRRPVNHQVEEMFGLLREVLAEYGIRSGKVAVELSGMRYPAVNALREAVRGLDLTEAGGLLAELRACKTPWEVGLLRQSCAYAEIGIAEAIKEIRTGSSAADIADAFRRALLTHADGAPSRFHMISVGAKFAPAHIFDTRPGQPGDVIKFDVGVDVAGYGSDIARTFVLGSPSDTVKRIYGALRAGHDRLLELIEPGLPMSRAFDDAMQVIRRSGLPNYNRGHLGHSAGLSLAAEEAPFLSPAEEAVFVPGMVICLETPYYGYGIGSIMIEDMVLVMDNGCERLNKLPRDLISL; encoded by the coding sequence ATGGTTTACGGCAAAGCAGAGCATTTGAAAAATATCGCGGAACGGGCGCGTACGATTATGGAAAGAGAGAACGTAGAAGCTATCGTGGCATCGAGCTGCGAAAATTTCTATTACTTGTCCGGGCACCCCAGCACGTTCATGTATACCTTGCGCATGAACGAAGTCGCGCTGGCGGTGATGTTCCGTGATCCGTCCCGCCGCACGGTAATCATCATGAATGAGTTCGAGGCTGCGGGCGTACCGGACGATCTGCCCCAATGCGAGCTGCGAACGTACCCGACCTGGGTCGACGTTGACGATCCGCTCGGGCTGCGCGGCGGCAGGTACGAAGGACGGCGGCCCGTCAACCATCAAGTCGAGGAAATGTTCGGGCTGCTCCGGGAGGTGCTGGCGGAATACGGAATCCGCAGCGGCAAGGTGGCCGTCGAGCTGAGCGGGATGCGATATCCTGCCGTGAACGCGCTGCGCGAAGCTGTGCGGGGGCTGGATCTGACGGAGGCCGGCGGGCTGCTGGCCGAGCTGCGTGCGTGCAAGACCCCTTGGGAGGTCGGGCTGCTCCGCCAGAGCTGCGCTTACGCCGAGATCGGCATCGCCGAAGCGATCAAGGAGATCCGGACCGGCAGCTCGGCGGCCGACATTGCCGACGCGTTCCGGCGTGCTCTGCTGACCCATGCGGATGGAGCGCCTTCCCGCTTCCATATGATTTCCGTCGGGGCGAAGTTCGCACCGGCGCATATATTCGACACCCGTCCGGGTCAGCCCGGCGACGTGATCAAATTCGACGTCGGCGTCGATGTGGCCGGCTACGGTTCGGACATAGCCCGCACCTTCGTGCTCGGCTCGCCTTCGGACACGGTGAAGCGCATCTACGGCGCGCTGCGGGCCGGACATGACCGGCTGCTGGAGCTGATCGAGCCGGGTCTGCCGATGAGCCGCGCATTTGACGATGCGATGCAGGTGATCCGCCGTTCCGGACTGCCGAATTACAACCGGGGCCATCTGGGACACAGCGCAGGCCTGAGCCTCGCGGCCGAGGAGGCCCCGTTCCTGAGCCCGGCGGAGGAAGCCGTCTTCGTTCCGGGCATGGTCATCTGCCTGGAGACGCCTTACTACGGCTACGGCATTGGCTCCATCATGATCGAGGACATGGTGCTGGTCATGGACAATGGCTGCGAGCGGCTGAACAAGCTGCCCCGGGATCTGATCTCGCTGTAG